The sequence ATTATTCAATCGATTAACAATGTTGCAAGTGATTGTATCAACTGATAtggtcatatacatgtaatatataacttgcattataataataatatatcatcTTCATGGTCATACTCAGTCAATAACATTTAGGAGAGGACTTGTATAGATTTAGCCTGTTACCCAATCCTATTGActtatttttccaaaaaaattggttgaaatgaaatacaataacaTGAACCCAAATGTAGTTCTGCGCTATAAGTAGCAACATATAGACACGTATTCATCGTTGTAGACCATAGACTTACATAATTACACAACATAAACGTATGCCTTATATCATATACTGTGTATATCCATATTGCGAAAGATTTAACCTGTaggtttgaaaacaaaaatgtcaatTATAAGAGTAAAACAGAAAAGGGATACTGATTAAAAATCCAAACACTAGCATGTATGTAATATcataaagttacatgtataaattttaagCAATCATTGAATCCGAGATTCCCTTTCCTTATTTTGTCTGCCACGTCGAAGCTACATATACACAAACCCAATTAAATCAGGCATTATGTACATTTCTATTATGCCAATCTTTGTAAGCTTATGTTTGATTACAGTTTTGGTTGATAACAAAATTACAGGTCTGGTTAGgaagcaaaaagaaaaaaaacaacaagataaataaatcaataataaacactttttttaaaaatttgaaccaaaaattgttgacatttacTAAATTCCTTTATGCAGTTTGAAATTGGTctcaaaaatgtcaaaaataaaaaagaacaatttgCAAAAATCTGTGAAAATCAAGCTGAGGTAGATGCTTATATATTTGATGGTCCCATAACAGCTACTGTTTAGTGTATATAAACACTAAGGCTAAGTCATCTTTTGAAATGCTACTGCATCATATTGTCAAAGATTTCTCCAATCTATATCATCTAAATGAAAACTAAAATAGTAAATTTAAATGATATCCTTAATGAACAACTTTACGTTTTGCACCTTTTCGATGTAAATTAAACTATTGTCCAGAAGAAACCAATTCTTGCATATGTATAAGTAAGCATTGTAGAATAGATGCATAGATCGTGTGCAAAATCTCAACAAAAAGTGTAAATTCTATGCTTGGTTGCACTGTTAAatctaaataatacatttttaaaacatgaGACAAAAATGAAGCATAACAGGAAAACTATATAACTAGCAGTAGCACTATGGTGATTTGGTGTACATGTAAGTCTATCGTATTTCAATTACCGGTAACCTCAAATCAGCTTCCATTGTCATATCCATGGCTGAattaaaatacagcaaaatagGGAAAAAATACAGTGCGAGTCTTTCATTCCAATGCTTAGTTGTtgatacatgatatatatatatttagatatatgcAACAAAGGATTTACGTCCTTGATGCAACATAACGAACAGGAATAAACTGACAGTACATTGCACatgaatgtaaacaatacattacTCTTGAATgttaaatgtaaacaatattctAGTATAATTGTTCACTGTTACCTTCTGTAAATCAACTGCCTTTCGAAGCTACTAATTTCGTGATTTTTTATACTGTATTTATGGTGATTAAGTTTTATTTCTCGcagatttcaaaaataaaactaaaatgcCTTTCAAAATCATAGTGGCACAAATTAATTCGTGGAGATAATTTTTTGCCAATTTATCTTGATCGTGAAATTCGCGGAAATAAATCGCACGCGCAAAAAGtttttttacagtatattattGACAGCTGTCTCTAAAATCCAacaaaaaacatgtaaataatgtaaacatgTTTAGCACTATGGTTAATTTACACAAATGATTGCCATAGCAACAATATACAGATTTCTGTAGCACAATCGTGTTTTACCacaatattttaagaataaaatgtaaaattacatCACTGTTAAAACTTGAACATTTACTGTATTTTTGTGGAGGCAGATCGAATAAAAAATCACATAATCGATTGTATTACATCAATGATTATCACCAAACAATAATAAACTGCGATTGATTGTAGTGTGGTTTGTCAAATAAAGCAAGAGTGGAGCACAATAATggtaaatcaacaaaagtatCGGTACCTCTCCTTACACTTTGTCAGGAGTATTTGGTACTTTCATTCAACTTTCAAAGttacatcatacatgtacatattcttTGTCGGATGAATTTGGGATTTTCATTTATGTTTCCAATACACTTTTTCAGATGCATTTAGTATTTTCATTCATGTTTCCCGTACACTTTTTCAGatgcattttgtattttcattcatGTTTCCCATGCATTTTTTCAGATGCgtttcatattttcattcatGTTTCACATGCACTTTTTCAGATGCATTTCGTATTTTCATTCATGTTTCACATACACTTTTTCATATCCATTTAGCATTTTCATTCATGTTTCCCATACATTTTTTCAGATGCATTTAGTATTTGCATTATTCATGTTTCCAATACACAATTTCAGATGCATTTCGTATTTTCATTCATGTTTCACATACACTTTTTCAGATGCGTTTAGTATTTTCATTCGTGTTTCCAATGTACACTTACATCAAACACGTATATAATCAGGTGCATTTAGTATTTTCAATGATCACTtgcatcatacatgtacataaacttTGTCAGCTTCATTTAGTAATTGCATCATACAATTCATTCAAATTAACACTAAcgtcatacatgtacactgtacatatcAAAAGAGATAAgttattgtattatattatacGAGATCATATCCACTAAATATGACACCAAAACTTTAAACCATTCTATAATGAGGGTCAAATAAAACGTTGGTGGAAAAGATCAAATCATTATCCcttattttaaagtgaatagtcgggtaAAGAAAActagtctaaatgcgttcattggccttccaaaagttctcacatattaatacgacggtcaagttctgcttagtttcccagttctgaccattaaagtaaagaaaagttgaaagcattgaaagcgaggctgcgtggaaatgtaaccacgcacatagtgagccgggaggacgttttagaatttccttactttaaattaatttcttcgtacgcagacagattttgacaagagattttatttttccatttcataagaaattatactggatacattcacaccatttttaccgactgtagccatccttgcccgactgttcactttaaataagCTTGAAGTCCAGTCACCTAGCAAGATtagattttcatataaaaagaaaGGATTTTCTTCTTTAATTGTAATAGAACACTGTCACCCTATCTTCAGGGTGTATTTCACTTCTTATTAATTTGATTTGCCTTTtatcaattttgtgaaaattacaTCAATGATATCAGAATGTTTAAGAACTGAATTTCTATATTTGATAAGGTCTCTACGTAtcaaattggtttttttttttttacagtgtacaggtatatgttttttttgtgaagtcattttttaaacttttgcTGATGTTCAAGTCTTTTTATCCAGtcatttttttaactaaatatGATCAAATTCTGCTGTGTTCAGTGAGGCATAAACTCATTTTTCTTTGAACAAACACagttaaaacttcaaaattcaaaaaagaCCTTTTGTTTCTTTGGCTACAGGTAATAAATAACTATCAGTCAATGTTTTTTTAGACATGGCTTTTTCATGTACATCGTACTCTGTCACAAATGTAATGTAATACTTGCAATATTGATCTTATCAATTGACAAAACAAGTGACATTACCCTACAAACAAGCATCCTCTAACCCATAAGATAATCATCATTTTGATGTAAGCATATATTGAGAAAACATAAGGCCTGTCCCTGATATAGAATCTCCTAAACCCACTGTTTTCTGTGGATCTTTACACACCAATACAGGACTTAGTGAAAACTCAAATTCTCCAATCTCCCATGAAATTACAGGATTATTGGGATCAAGCTCTCTCTCAATATCATCAGAAAAAGCTTTAAAGGAGGATGGAAATTTTAAATCTACaattgaagaatttaatttttgGACATCACATGCTTGTTTTCCAGCCATCCTCGATCCGGCAGCTACAGCTATAGCCGAGTTTGACCAAGCTCCTTTAAGATTTccgatgatatgatatgaaaGGCAGTGGAAGTGGACACGGGTCAGTCTAGACTCTGGGTTACTAGATGACTGACCGTAGTTCTGAAGTAACCATATGACCATGTCCCCAGCCTTGTTGATCTCAGGTGGACCAGACTGATGATGAAAGTCAGAGTTGTGTGGTCCGTTACCAGCCAGTGAGGCAAAAGTGAGCTCTTGTTCATTTAACCCCAGGGATGACACTTTGGATACAAcctgaaaaaaattgaaattatatgaTATAGTTTACAAAACTAAAGACCTGTTGATGAGGAGATCTTTTATCCCCCTGAAGTACATTTACATGGCTGAGTCAACATGTTCAATATAGCAATCTAATAGAAGCCAGCAACCAACAAAATTCATATCATTCACAGcaaatttcatcaatatttgtcAACAATACAAATACCATAGCCTTACATCCCATATCCacctattttatcaaaatattttgctattcaaaattattattaactCATAATATTTGACACATACATCAACTAATGTGTGCAAATGTAAACATGTACAAATTAATGCAATTGATTTCATTAATAGTTACGTTCTTGCTTAAGAATTATTTTTCAGAATAATACATAACATACAGCACTGAGCAGTttaatattcacaaaatatataatgttaagaCTTCGATAAAAGAAAAGATATTTCTATTATTTctgttaaaaagaaataaatacagACCTTTGTTAGAATCTCCCTGACGAAATCTGCATTTGCCATGCTGGCCAGCTCTAAATGGACTGGTAGAGACCTTGGGAAGTTATTTAAACCATTACAGAGAGCTTGTATTCGTTTAATGAAGAAATCTTTTGACTGTCCTTCTAAGATATGAAGTCCCGACATCAGAACTAGGTCAGTATTTTGGACATCTAGAGATTCAAAGAAAGTTTCTAGCATAGTTGCTTGTGAGTTGGATTCATCATAACTTGTGATAAAGCGGTTAGCGACAGGACTACGTAAATCTCCCCATGTCTCTCCAACACCATATTCCATTATAAGATGGACTTCATCTGTGGAAATGCGGCTTTTTGTTGGAATGTTTAAGGAAGTTGGAAGCATCTCTAATAGCTTTGGTCCAACTGGTCCAATAAAATTTATCTGTAAttgaaatacataataaaatagGTATAAGAGTGACCATTATTGAAATAAGACAATCTTGGTGTCCATCATTGAATCTCTAGAATAAAAGTAAAGGATAGATTATCTTGTTTTTCTTCCCCTCTTATGTAGCGATTTTTCATGGTATTTTGCAAAAAAGGTTTTGCCAAGAATTGAGAACTTTTAATCGCGAAAAGAGCTGTTTTAGGGAAAAGTTACCCATTACTGAACATGGCTGTTATACGttattaaatattgtataactGTGTTATTTGATGCAACATACTGTTTTTACATGGACCTGTATATATTGcatcaacaaaaataattttttatcagGACAGTTTTTTCCCCTCAGCAATTCgatttgggaatttttcattgtatttGGGAAAAATATAGGTGGGTTTGGCATTGGGGATCGTTTACCAACCTCAGatattaacctctaagtcccctattgggccccacccctctctgccccagggggtcagagccaatggttctgttctccttccccaaggatgtttatggccaaaatttggtcacaatccaagcaaaactctagacaagtagcgatttataggatttacctttatttccctattgggccacatgcccccggggggccagagccaaaatagttctgttccccttcccccaaggatgtttgttgccaaatttggttacattccatgcagaaatctatgactagtagcgatttaaaggatttacatctatttcctctattgggccccacctctcctgcccccagggtaACAGAgcaaaaaatttatacaagttctgttccccttccccaaaggatgtttgtggccaaatttagttacaatccatgcagaactctaggacaagtagcgattaatagaatttacctctatttcccctattgggccctgcccctcctgcctccgggggaccagaggcaaaatttatacaagttctgatccccttcccccaaggatgtttgtggccaaatattggttacattccattcagaatctctatgactagtagcaatttaaagaatttacctctatttcccctattgggccccgcccctcctggccccggggtgtcagagccaaaatttatacaagttctgttccccttcccccaaggatgtttgtggctaattttggttacaatctatgcagaactctaggacaagtagcgatttagtGAATTTACcactattttccctattgggccccgcccctcctgcccccagggggtcagagccaaaatttatacaagttctgttccccctccccccaagaatgtttgtggctaattttggttacaatccatgcagaactctaggactagtagcgatttaaagaattaacctctatttcctctattgggccccgcccatcctgcccccgggggtcagagccaaaatttatacaagttctgttccccctcccccaaggatgtttgtggccaaatttggatacattccatgcagaactctaggacaagtagcgatttaaaggatttacctctatttcccctattgggccccgcccctcctggccccggggggtcagagccaaaatttatacaagttctgtttcgcttccaaaaaggatgtttgtggccaaatttggttacaattcatgtagaactctatgactagtagcgatttataggatttacctctatttcccctattgggccccgccccactTGCCCCtggggggatcagagccaaaatttatacaagttctgtttcccttcccccaaggatgtttgtggctaatttttgtttacaatccatgcagaactctaggacaagtagcgattttaaagaatttacctccattttccctattgggccccgcccctcctgccccagcggggtcagagccaaaatttaatacaagttTATGTTccgcttccaaaaaggatgtttgtggccaaatttggttacaattcatgtagaactctatgactagtagcgatttaaaggatttacctctatttcccctattgggccccgcccctcctgccccggggggaccagagccaaaatttatacaagttctgatccccttcccccaaggatgtttgtggccaaaatttggtaaacttccattcagaactctatgactagtagcgatttaaaggatttacctctatttcccctattgggccccgcccctcctgcccctggggNNNNNNNNNNTGACATGCCAAAATCTTTCATTCCTGTTTGAGCtaatccctgtccacttgacaaaCCCATTTAAGATTCTATTCTTCGTCGAAAAAGGGAAGgaagaaaacaattaaaaaaagacAACTCCGTCTTCGATGTAGTTTCTAACATTGCAAGACAATGCCGATCCCATATTGGTCTCCTGTGGAcaaagttatatacatataagaAAATGCAAAGTCCATGAATTAGTTCTTATAAAAGCAAACGCATGaaaaaacatctacatgtatatggaaaatGGAAGCAATACACCGTATACATTATGTACTGTGGAACCTGTGAAGTGGAAATTACAACATGATTACTTTATTCTTGAATGAAAGTATTGAGACCATGCCAAACCAATTGTGTTCCTAGAAAGGCAAATGGAAGTAGCATGATGATAAAACTTGTAGTGTTAACGGATAAACCGGTACCCATGAAGTTCCAGTAACGGcaaatgaaaattacaagaagTCAAACTCGCATTGTCATTTTGAAACTAAGTCATCGCTCTTTCAATTGCCACAAAATCGATCTTCATGGGTTTCTGATGATGTGTCAAAACTCATTTAGTCCGTATATAAATGCAAATGATAAGTACTCATgcgttttcattttttagtagatatatatacatacagtgtatacatgtatgaaacatatatatgtacaattgtaAGAAGTTAATTACCAGACAATGTcaacattaaatatttgaacTAAGTCACATTGGCTATATTCCTCATTTGATTCCTGCATGAGTTTAGATTATGTTACATATTGTCTAATGAGAAGAAACAAATTTAAACTGACATGTAGAttctacaaatgtacatgtctGTATGCATTCctatacaatttttttcattttgctaAAAATTGTAAAGTCCTATACCAAAACTCTGAATATGaagaattacaaatatatatttgaaataaagtgaaaaagtaggaaaaaaaaacaaacaaaaaaaaaaccaacgtTGCCGATGAGCTTCGAATCAGTTTGAAGAATATAGGCTATAATGGCCAAATCAAAGGGAGGCAATCGCGCGCGGATACAGGATgtaaaaagatacaaaaaacgGTGCTTAGTCCTGGTGAGGTTAGTGTCTGTTTCTGTCGTATATTGAGCTGATAATGAAGCGTTGTAAATTGTTACAGATAAGGAATTACCTAAATAAGACCACGTGCACTCGCTATGGACATTACAACgttaacatgtacatgtttttatCCTTACTTTCACTTTCGCTTTGTTCTTTGGCAGACAGTAAGATAACTGGCGCATTCGTAGTTCCACATGGCGGCATTGCACTTGCACCAAATCATTTTAATACTACAAATGCTACAGCAAAGGAGCAAGCGTGGATATTACATAAAAATTACAGACAAATTGGAGACCAAATTGATCGTTCAAAACCCGACTTGATATTTCTGAGTACACCGCATGGAGTGGCAGATTTAGATAGGTTTGCGTTATATTTGAACTCTGCGGGAGAAGGAAATGCAAATACAGACAATATACAATGTCCTCCCGCCTGCTTCAATGTATCAGCGAACCTTGCTTTTAATGTAGCTAAAGACATTGTCAGAAAATTCAATTACGGGTTTAACTTGACAGGACTTAGTGCATTTGGACAACCAGGAAAATCGGACGAGAATTTCCCACTAAGGTATGTGCATACATTATTAATGATAAGACATTAGTTTATATGTTAAAGCTAGTAagattttgtgataaaattacAAGTTTGTCGGTACATTTTCAATATTGTATATAAGAATTGATGTACAGCTGTATGTATAGGCTTGTAACTTGTATGTATTGAAATAGTTTAACTCACATTTAATTGCATAACATGTCATAAAATGGACAAATCTATAAGATGTGTAAAGTGTATATGTGTTAAATTGATATATACCAGCTACAAACTCCAATAAACTGATCAAATATCACTGAAGCAACTAAAACAAGAACAATACACAAAATTGATGAGACTATATGAATGAAGGAacaacaatgaaatgtaaacagaatttttttaaatcttttccAGATGGGGTGAAGTTATTCCACTCTACTTTATCCCCAACTTACCAAGGATACAGGTGATAATCCTAAGTCAGCCCAGTCGCAGATACACAGATTCTGTCTCCATGATACCAGAACTTCTAGAATTAGGTAAACACTAAAGTGTCAGATTCTGTCTCCATGAACACAGATACACAGATTCTGTCTCCATGATACCAGAACATTCTTCTTAGAATTAGGTAGACCaactgattataaacaaattacTAAAGCGTCACAGATACACAGATTCTGTCTCCATGATACCTGAACTTCTGATTCTGTCTCTATTACACCAGAACTTTAACATGGTTAGGTAAAAGACTAAAGTGTTTACAATTCTGTCTCCATGATGAACTTCTAGTTAGTTGACTAAAGTGTCACAGATACCTGTCTCCACCCTTGAGGCCTTGGGTGGGTGTTATAGACCGGTTTGACTGTCTTTGACCAGGATTGCCACCTGTACGATTACCTTGGGGCCTTGGGTACTTTTCATATACAGATTCTGTTTGATACCAGAACTTTAGAATTTGACAGTGTTGCAGATACACAGATTCTGTCTCCATGATACCAACTTTAGAATTAGGTAAACCTAAAGTGTGGGATTTGGATACCAAAACTTTATAAAACTAGGTTTGATTTGTCTCCATGATACCACAACCTCTGAGTAGTTAAACACTAAAGTGTCACAGATACACAGATTCTGTCTCCATGATACCACTTCTAGAATTAGTTTAAACACTAAAGTGTCCACCTGTATGATTCTGTCTCCTTGAAGGCCTTGGTAGTCCTTTATAACACTGTCTGTCTTTGACAGATTCTGTCACCATGTTTGATTACTTGACACTAAAGTTTTATTGGTAACAGATTCTGTCAGGATTGAACTTCTAGAGTTAGTTAAACACTAAAGTGTGCACACCTGTCTCCATGATACCTTAATTAGGTAAACCTAAAGTGTCACAGGTAAACAGATTCTTCTCCATGATACCAGAACTTACTAGAATTAGGTAAACACTAAAGTGTCACTGATACACAGATTCTGTTGATGATACCAGAACTTCTAGAATTAGTTAAACACTAAAGGTGTCCAGATAAACTGATTCTGTTCCATGATTACCTCTAGAATTAGGTAAACACTAAAATTGATGGTCTCCATGATTGAACTTCTAGAATTTTTGACAGATTCTGTGCCTCCATGATACCAGAACTTCTAGAATTAGTTAAACACTAAAGGGTGCCACTGATACACAGATTCTGTCTCCATGATACCAGAACTTCTAGAATTATGTAAACTTAAAGTGACAGATTCTGTCTCCATGATACCTTCtagttagtttttttttataccttGATCCTGTCTCCATGATACCAGAACTTCTTAGGTAAACACTAAAGTGACACAGGTAAATATTCATCCATGTTGACTTTAGAGTTAGTTAAATTGAAGGGTTCACAGATTCTGTAATCATGTATACCAACAAATAATTAGTAAACACAATGATAGTGTCACAGGTAAACAGATTCTGTCTCCATGATACCAGAACTTCTAGAGATAAACACTAGACAGATGATTCTATCCATGATACCAGAACTTTCTAGAATTAGTTAAAACACTAAAGTGTCACAGATAAACTGATTCTGTTTACAAAACTTCTAGAATTACTAAACACTTTCACAGATAAACTGATTCTGTCTTTGATACCAGAACTTCTAGAATTAGTACAAATTCTGTCTCCAATATACCAGAACTTCTAAATTAGTTAAACACTAAGTGTCACAGATACACAGATTCTGTCTCCATGATACCAGAACTTCTAGAATTAGgtaaatgatgtcacaatagacaGATTCTTCTCCAAGATACCAGAACTTCTAGAGTTGTTAAACACTACCATATAACATTACACATTTTTCTGTCTATGATACAGAACTTCTAGAATTAGTAAACACTAAAGTGTCACAGATACACAGATTCTATCTCCATTATTGAACTTCTAGAGTTAGTTAAAACTAAATTATACAGAAAGCCATCTGTCTCCATGTGGACTTCTAGAGTTATTTCACTAAAATGTCACAGTGTTTTCCATGATACCAGAATCTGTAATTTCGCAGATCAAGATTCTGTCTCCATGGCCAATAAGATTCTAAGTTAGTTAAACACTAAAGCAGATAAACTGATTCTGTCTACATACAAATCGCATACCAGGACAGCATACAGATAagttacactttaaatcatcgtattactcttgtaccaccaccaattatctttagatattgtaaaccatctctgtataatattgtatatataattaaattgtgttttgaatttagctgctggtttctcctttctgttattcgttaatgtaacaccTGTAAGATTACCTTGAGgcctttggtggtctttatagagagGATGCCACCTGAATGATTAATTTGAGTGGTTTTTATTGACAGATTTGACTATCTGTATCTGTTTTGCCTCCTGTATGATTACCTTGAGGCCCTGGATGGtctttaaagacaggtttgacagaGGTGTCACATGTATGATTACCTCAAGTGGTCTTTTTTGACAGGGTTGACTATTTTTGATAGGGTGCCACCTGCATGATTGCCTTGaatggtcattatagacaggtttgactgtctttGACAGGGTGCCACCTGTATGATTACCTTgagtggtctgtatagacaggtttgactgtctttGACAGCATGCCACTTGTATGATTATCCTGAGGCCTTGGGTGGTTttcatagacaggtttgactgttttTGACAAGGTGCCACCTGTAAAATTaccttgagtggtctttattgacaggtttgacTTTCTTTAACAGGGTGCCATTTATTACCATGAGGccctgggtggtctttataaacaggtttttcTGTCTTTAACAGAATGCCACTTGTATGATTACCTTAAGGCCTTGGGTGGTCtttttagacaggtttgactgtctttGATGGGGTGAACCTGTATGATGACCTCGAATGGTttttattgacaggtttgacTTTCTTGACAGGGTGTCACCTATATGAAAACCTTGAagccttgggtggtctttatagacaggattGTCAGGGTGCCACCTGTGCGATTACCTTGAGgcctttggtggtctttatagacaggtctgacTATCTTTGACAGGGTGCCACCTGTACGATTACCTCGAGGCCTTGGAGCAGTCTGTGGTGGTGATGGTCAGTGCCGATCTGGCCCACACTCATGATAAAGATGGACCATATGGCTACTCAGATGCAGCTGAACCATTTGATaaggtaaaatatttttaattacatgtagctAATCAGAAATTGTCATAGAGAGTAAAAAAAGTGTGTAGACGATTTAATTAAGTGTTCTGTCATATGTTGTGTGTCCTTTGTACATAAAGATACTGTTATTGTAAAGCTTACAAACAGTATTGTTTGTAATACAGGTCAGTTTTTTCttgtatctttattttttatctgggaattattttcttatgtacatgtacataattaatattttcagtTGAAAACTATGTTATCATTCTCTGATGATCTCTTCCaaacaaatgatgaaaaaatatatggATTACAAGATCAGACAACTCTTCAATATTGAAAGATTGAAACTATCTAT is a genomic window of Argopecten irradians isolate NY chromosome 10, Ai_NY, whole genome shotgun sequence containing:
- the LOC138333566 gene encoding ADP-dependent glucokinase-like (The sequence of the model RefSeq protein was modified relative to this genomic sequence to represent the inferred CDS: added 465 bases not found in genome assembly) — encoded protein: MFFKALCIGICAVGIIFVYDAWKTALEVRKEQMEEDIINAWETRVVSPPVKFQRLHVGINSNIDLIVPGVMLLKALAIPSGRRENKDVLNTVDDLENTFAHFFAKGSAAERAFLDKKIFQRIVSTSKMLEIFQYHIGGNAAIMASIITEQFPEVKINFIGPVGPKLLEMLPTSLNIPTKSRISTDEVHLIMEYGVGETWGDLRSPVANRFITSYDESNSQATMLETFFESLDVQNTDLVLMSGLHILEGQSKDFFIKRIQALCNGLNNFPRSLPVHLELASMANADFVREILTKVVSKVSSLGLNEQELTFASLAGNGPHNSDFHHQSGPPEINKAGDMVIWLLQNYGQSSSNPESRLTRVHFHCLSYHIIGNLKGAWSNSAIAVAAGSRMAGKQACDVQKLNSSIVDLKFPSSFKAFSDDIERELDPNNPVISWEIGEFEFSLSPVLVCKDPQKTVGLGDSISGTGLMFSQYMLTSK
- the LOC138333569 gene encoding protein CA_C1420-like isoform X1 — its product is MKRCKLLQIRNYLNKTTCTRYGHYNVNMYMFLSLLSLSLCSLADSKITGAFVVPHGGIALAPNHFNTTNATAKEQAWILHKNYRQIGDQIDRSKPDLIFLSTPHGVADLDRFALYLNSAGEGNANTDNIQCPPACFNVSANLAFNVAKDIVRKFNYGFNLTGLSAFGQPGKSDENFPLRWGEVIPLYFIPNLPRIQVIILSQPSRRYTDSVSMIPELLELGCHLYDYLEALEQSVVVMVSADLAHTHDKDGPYGYSDAAEPFDKACGQWAETLDYTSLLVTAANYVDKALSCGYTGMVMLHGMLEAGKLSSWIPTLHANYHPSYYGMMLASFLRHNLLS
- the LOC138333569 gene encoding protein CA_C1420-like isoform X2; the encoded protein is MKRCKLLQIRNYLNKTTCTRYGHYNVNMYMFLSLLSLSLCSLADSKITGAFVVPHGGIALAPNHFNTTNATAKEQAWILHKNYRQIGDQIDRSKPDLIFLSTPHGVADLDRFALYLNSAGEGNANTDNIQCPPACFNVSANLAFNVAKDIVRKFNYGFNLTGLSAFGQPGKSDENFPLRWGEVIPLYFIPNLPRIQVIILSQPSRRYTDSVSMIPELLELGCHLYDYLEALEQSVVVMVSADLAHTHDKDGPYGYSDAAEPFDKACGQWAETLDYTSLLVTAANYVDKALSCGYTGMVMLHGMLEAGKLSSWIPTLHANYHPSYYGMIWAETEQ